One window of the Amycolatopsis mediterranei genome contains the following:
- a CDS encoding alpha/beta fold hydrolase produces the protein MPIFSAPDGTALAVHLWGSGAGPPVVCLPGGPMRAGGYLGDLGGLSTRRRLAVLDLRGTGDSEEPADPATYRCDRQVEDVEALRKHLGLERFDLLGHSAGASLAVRYAARYPRRLSRLALIAPSPRAVGFDVSPGERRRIMARRSGAPWFAAAAAAYESIAAKKATSADWAAFAPLYYGRWDAAARQHQAGEPGQRNGVAARIYNSAGAFEPETTRAALGAVTAPVLVLAGELDWIAGPAVADRFAALFPDGRAVVLPGAVHYPWLDDAPAFRSAVGGFLA, from the coding sequence GTGCCGATCTTCTCCGCGCCGGACGGAACCGCGCTCGCCGTCCACCTCTGGGGGTCGGGCGCCGGGCCACCGGTGGTCTGCCTGCCCGGCGGCCCGATGCGGGCCGGCGGCTACCTCGGGGATCTCGGCGGCCTGTCCACCCGGCGCCGCCTCGCCGTGCTGGACCTCCGGGGCACCGGCGACTCGGAAGAGCCCGCCGACCCCGCCACCTACCGGTGCGACCGCCAGGTCGAGGACGTCGAGGCGCTGCGCAAGCACCTCGGCCTCGAACGCTTCGACCTGCTCGGACACTCGGCCGGGGCGAGCCTGGCCGTCCGGTACGCGGCCCGGTACCCGCGGCGCCTGAGCCGGCTCGCGTTGATCGCGCCGAGCCCGCGTGCCGTCGGCTTCGACGTTTCGCCGGGGGAAAGGCGGCGGATCATGGCCCGGCGGTCCGGCGCTCCCTGGTTCGCCGCCGCGGCCGCCGCCTACGAATCGATCGCCGCGAAGAAGGCGACCAGTGCGGACTGGGCCGCCTTCGCGCCGCTGTACTACGGCCGCTGGGATGCCGCGGCCCGGCAGCACCAGGCCGGCGAACCAGGCCAGCGCAACGGGGTGGCCGCCCGGATCTACAACTCCGCCGGCGCCTTCGAGCCCGAGACGACCCGGGCCGCGCTCGGCGCCGTCACCGCTCCGGTGCTGGTGCTGGCCGGCGAACTGGACTGGATCGCCGGCCCGGCGGTTGCGGACCGCTTCGCCGCGCTGTTCCCGGACGGCCGCGCCGTCGTCCTGCCCGGCGCCGTGCACTACCCGTGGCTGGACGACGCGCCGGCTTTCCGGTCAGCCGTGGGCGGTTTCCTGGCCTGA
- a CDS encoding NADPH-dependent FMN reductase → MSEAPIRVAVIVGSVREGRFGPVVADWLAGVARTHGGFAVDVVDLAEPDLPLVMPAFGATPSATVVAEVAKVAPRLEAADAFVVVTPEYNHSYPASLKNAIDWHRPEWRAKPVAFVSYGGISGGLRAVEHLRAVFAELHAVTIRETVSFHGAQGCFGDDGVPNDAAAGVAAKAMLDQLGWWARSLTEARAARPYPG, encoded by the coding sequence GTGTCGGAAGCGCCGATCCGGGTCGCGGTGATCGTCGGAAGTGTCCGGGAAGGACGGTTCGGGCCGGTGGTCGCGGACTGGCTGGCCGGCGTCGCCCGGACGCACGGCGGCTTCGCGGTCGACGTCGTCGACCTCGCCGAGCCCGACCTCCCGCTCGTCATGCCGGCCTTCGGCGCCACGCCTTCGGCGACGGTGGTCGCCGAGGTCGCGAAGGTGGCTCCGCGGCTCGAAGCCGCCGACGCCTTCGTCGTGGTCACCCCGGAGTACAACCACAGCTATCCGGCTTCGCTCAAGAACGCCATCGACTGGCACCGGCCCGAATGGCGGGCCAAGCCGGTCGCTTTCGTCTCCTACGGCGGGATTTCGGGCGGGCTGCGCGCGGTCGAGCACCTGCGGGCGGTCTTCGCGGAGCTGCACGCGGTGACGATCCGCGAAACGGTCAGCTTCCACGGTGCCCAGGGGTGCTTCGGGGACGACGGCGTGCCGAACGACGCCGCGGCGGGCGTCGCCGCGAAGGCGATGCTCGACCAGCTGGGCTGGTGGGCCCGGTCGCTGACCGAGGCCCGGGCGGCGCGGCCCTATCCCGGCTGA
- a CDS encoding sensor histidine kinase: MTAPRVRSWLAGLRPRLVAAFAVIMILGVTTAVGVSYVFARRAILEGVQDQTMLKLRDQIVAYLPTVSLPPSQATLDAFAATLKSSNALVVYGNLHATSGLSIDDVPGDLRHAVATTTNIQFQRVDVQGFPLFFVGVPVQTGGGKPSGLEVYAMTRLIDQQEAIDELARNAWLYSALALPLAVGVALLAARQVLRPVRALNTAASQLGRGRLDVRLPAKGSDELAQLVTTFNHTAAELERTVGTLRAMEADARRFVADVSHELRTPLAAMNAVTDVLDEDAEQLPPDTAVAARLVSAETRRLTRLVQDLIEISRFDAGRAELRREELDVAAAVTDSLAARGWEAGADLVTDLPAGITARLDRRRLDIVVANLVGNALRHGAPRVEVVLRKELGDVVLTVTDHGPGIPAEALPKVFDRFTKADSARARSGGSGLGLSIARENARLHGGDIVAANTGTGARFELRLPGEAW, translated from the coding sequence GTGACGGCACCGCGGGTCCGGTCGTGGCTCGCCGGGCTGCGGCCCCGGCTGGTGGCCGCCTTCGCGGTGATCATGATCCTCGGCGTCACCACCGCGGTGGGCGTGAGTTACGTCTTCGCGCGCCGGGCCATCCTGGAAGGCGTCCAGGACCAGACGATGCTGAAGCTGCGCGACCAGATCGTCGCGTACCTGCCCACCGTGTCGCTGCCGCCGTCGCAGGCCACGCTCGACGCCTTCGCGGCCACGCTCAAGTCCAGCAACGCACTCGTCGTCTACGGGAACCTGCACGCGACTTCGGGCCTGTCGATCGACGACGTGCCGGGCGACCTGCGCCACGCCGTGGCCACCACCACCAACATCCAGTTCCAGCGCGTCGACGTCCAGGGCTTCCCGCTGTTCTTCGTCGGCGTGCCGGTGCAGACCGGCGGCGGCAAGCCGAGCGGCCTCGAGGTCTACGCGATGACGCGGCTGATCGATCAGCAGGAAGCGATCGACGAGCTGGCCCGCAACGCCTGGCTGTACTCCGCGCTCGCGCTGCCGCTCGCGGTCGGGGTCGCGCTGCTGGCGGCGCGGCAGGTGCTGCGGCCGGTGCGCGCGCTGAACACCGCGGCGAGCCAGCTCGGCCGCGGCCGGCTGGACGTGCGGCTGCCCGCCAAGGGGTCCGACGAGCTCGCGCAGCTGGTCACGACGTTCAACCACACCGCCGCGGAGCTGGAGCGCACGGTGGGCACCCTGCGCGCGATGGAGGCGGACGCGCGGCGGTTCGTCGCCGACGTCTCCCACGAGCTGCGGACCCCGCTGGCGGCGATGAACGCGGTCACCGACGTCCTCGACGAGGACGCCGAGCAGCTGCCGCCGGACACCGCGGTCGCGGCGCGGCTGGTGTCGGCCGAGACGCGGCGGCTGACCCGGCTGGTGCAGGACCTGATCGAGATCTCCCGGTTCGACGCCGGGCGGGCGGAGCTGCGCCGGGAGGAGCTGGACGTCGCCGCGGCGGTCACCGACAGCCTCGCCGCGCGGGGCTGGGAAGCCGGGGCCGACCTGGTCACCGACCTGCCGGCCGGGATCACCGCCCGGCTCGACCGGCGACGGCTCGACATCGTCGTGGCGAACCTGGTCGGCAACGCGCTGCGGCACGGCGCGCCGCGGGTCGAGGTGGTGCTGCGCAAAGAGCTCGGCGACGTCGTGCTGACCGTCACCGACCACGGGCCGGGGATCCCCGCCGAAGCGCTGCCGAAGGTGTTCGACCGCTTCACCAAGGCCGACTCCGCCCGCGCCCGGTCCGGGGGCAGCGGCCTCGGGCTGTCCATCGCGCGGGAGAACGCGCGGCTGCACGGCGGCGACATCGTCGCGGCCAACACGGGCACCGGCGCCCGGTTCGAGCTCCGCCTGCCCGGGGAGGCGTGGTGA
- a CDS encoding pirin family protein, translating to MSNTEAAPAELACGDRPAAADPDRPLVEVLAPRAVPLGGPRAMRVRRTLPQRSRSLIGAWCFADHYGPDAVSGPGAMDVAPHPHTGLQTVSWLFSGEIEHRDSLGTHALVRPGELNLMTGGHGICHSEVSTAATKTLHGVQLWVALPERHRHTARAFDHYVPSVNRIEGAEIRVFLGSLAGRTSPIPTFTPLLGAEVVLGPDAHMSLGVDPGFEHGVLADTGDVVVAGTRVRATELGYVGTGVRSLTLSNRGTEPARFLLLGGTPFDEEILMWWNFVGRTHEEIAAFREAWEAGSDQFGSVTGYAGERLPAPALPAVRIKPRRNPGSGQETAHG from the coding sequence ATGAGCAACACCGAGGCCGCCCCGGCCGAACTCGCCTGTGGCGATCGGCCCGCGGCCGCCGATCCTGATCGGCCCCTTGTCGAGGTGCTCGCTCCGCGCGCCGTGCCGCTCGGCGGGCCGCGCGCCATGCGGGTCCGGCGGACCCTGCCGCAGCGGTCGCGGTCGCTGATCGGCGCCTGGTGCTTCGCCGACCACTACGGCCCCGATGCGGTCAGCGGGCCCGGCGCGATGGACGTCGCGCCGCATCCGCACACCGGGCTGCAGACCGTCAGCTGGCTGTTCTCCGGCGAGATCGAACACCGCGACAGCCTGGGCACGCACGCGCTGGTCCGCCCCGGCGAACTCAACCTGATGACCGGCGGGCACGGCATCTGCCACTCCGAAGTCTCGACCGCCGCCACGAAGACGCTGCACGGCGTCCAGCTCTGGGTGGCCCTGCCCGAGCGGCACCGGCACACGGCACGGGCGTTCGACCACTACGTCCCTTCGGTGAACCGGATCGAAGGCGCGGAGATCCGCGTGTTCCTCGGCTCGCTGGCCGGCCGGACGTCGCCGATCCCGACGTTCACCCCGCTGCTGGGCGCGGAAGTCGTGCTGGGACCGGACGCCCACATGTCGCTCGGCGTGGACCCCGGCTTCGAGCACGGCGTCCTGGCCGACACCGGCGACGTCGTCGTGGCCGGGACCCGTGTCCGGGCCACGGAGCTGGGCTACGTCGGCACCGGGGTGCGGTCGCTGACCTTGAGCAACCGCGGCACCGAACCGGCCCGGTTCCTGCTGCTGGGCGGCACCCCGTTCGACGAAGAAATCCTGATGTGGTGGAACTTCGTCGGCCGCACCCACGAAGAGATCGCCGCGTTCCGCGAAGCGTGGGAAGCCGGGTCGGACCAGTTCGGCAGCGTCACGGGCTATGCGGGCGAGCGCCTGCCCGCTCCCGCGCTGCCCGCGGTCCGCATCAAACCCCGCCGCAACCCTGGCTCAGGCCAGGAAACCGCCCACGGCTGA
- a CDS encoding GntR family transcriptional regulator, with translation MVSYMIGASAERPVTKSQLAYETIKARILAGRYGPGYRLVLDQIGRELDVSAVPVREALRRLEAEELIEFERNVGARVVATDPVAYQHAMQTVAIVEGAATGLAAPLLTAETLGRARELNDRMRRSLAEFDPVAFTALNAEFHEVLFGACPNPNLVDLVQRCWTRLAAVRDSTFTSVPGRAPESVVEHERLLALIEGGGEPEEVERFARGHRMATLEAYLARER, from the coding sequence ATGGTTTCCTACATGATTGGTGCGTCCGCGGAAAGACCGGTCACCAAGTCGCAGCTGGCCTACGAGACGATCAAAGCCCGGATCCTTGCCGGGCGTTACGGGCCCGGCTACCGGCTGGTGCTCGACCAGATCGGCCGCGAGCTCGACGTCAGCGCGGTGCCGGTCCGCGAGGCGCTGCGCCGGCTGGAGGCCGAGGAGCTGATCGAGTTCGAGCGGAACGTCGGCGCCCGGGTGGTGGCCACCGATCCGGTCGCCTACCAGCACGCGATGCAGACGGTGGCGATCGTCGAGGGCGCGGCCACCGGCCTCGCGGCGCCGCTGCTGACGGCCGAGACGCTGGGACGCGCCCGCGAGCTGAACGACCGGATGCGCCGCAGCCTCGCCGAGTTCGACCCGGTGGCGTTCACCGCGCTGAACGCCGAGTTCCACGAAGTGCTGTTCGGCGCCTGCCCCAACCCGAACCTGGTCGACCTGGTCCAGCGCTGCTGGACCCGGCTGGCGGCGGTCCGCGACAGCACGTTCACGTCGGTGCCGGGCCGGGCGCCGGAGTCGGTCGTCGAGCACGAGCGGCTGCTGGCGCTGATCGAGGGCGGGGGAGAACCGGAGGAGGTGGAGCGGTTCGCGCGCGGGCACCGGATGGCGACGCTGGAGGCCTACCTCGCCCGGGAGCGCTGA
- a CDS encoding pyridoxal phosphate-dependent decarboxylase family protein translates to MDPRLADDLHALPDLLDAASKLAAEALAGLDRRAAAVPPVALEPLPLPADGAGARGALDEFARRWEPGFAASAGPRYLGFVTGGATPASLAGDWLTAAYDQNPASGMDSSAQDLERETVGWLAELFGLDPEFSGAFVTGATMSTVTGLAIAREWLGERAGVAVSEAGAAALGPVTVLSGSPHSSVLKALSFLGMGRSALRKVPVLPGREAVDVAKLAEALETLDGPAVVVANAGTVNTVDFDDLRAIAALKQRYGFWLHVDAAFGGFAALVPEHAALTAGLDQADSVVVDLHKWLNVPYDSAVQFTRRRDLQLRVFSNNAAYLGEIGETPDFLHLTPENSRRLRALPAWFSLVAYGRAGHREIVERCVALARDLGARIDGSPHWHLLAPVRLNVVCFTPAGEVTQDRIDTLVRDIAEDGTTFLTPTVYDGRPALRAAFSNWRTTGADVDRIFAVLERLVRLP, encoded by the coding sequence ATGGACCCGAGGCTCGCCGATGACCTGCACGCCCTGCCCGATCTCCTCGACGCCGCAAGCAAACTCGCGGCCGAGGCGCTCGCCGGGCTGGACCGCCGGGCGGCCGCCGTCCCGCCCGTCGCCCTGGAGCCGCTGCCCCTGCCGGCCGACGGCGCGGGTGCGCGGGGTGCGCTGGACGAGTTCGCGCGGCGCTGGGAACCCGGCTTCGCCGCCAGCGCCGGGCCGCGGTACCTCGGCTTCGTGACCGGCGGTGCCACCCCGGCGTCCCTGGCCGGGGACTGGCTCACCGCCGCCTACGACCAGAATCCCGCCAGCGGCATGGACTCCTCGGCGCAGGACCTGGAACGCGAGACCGTCGGCTGGCTGGCCGAGCTGTTCGGGCTGGATCCGGAGTTCTCCGGCGCGTTCGTCACCGGCGCCACGATGTCCACGGTCACCGGTCTGGCCATCGCCCGCGAGTGGCTCGGCGAACGGGCCGGGGTGGCCGTGTCCGAAGCGGGAGCCGCCGCGCTCGGTCCCGTCACCGTGCTGTCCGGTTCGCCGCATTCGAGCGTCCTGAAGGCGTTGTCGTTCCTCGGGATGGGCCGGTCCGCCCTGCGGAAGGTGCCGGTGCTCCCGGGCCGCGAAGCCGTCGACGTCGCGAAGCTCGCCGAAGCGCTCGAGACGCTCGACGGCCCCGCTGTCGTCGTCGCGAACGCGGGGACGGTCAACACCGTCGACTTCGACGACCTGCGGGCGATCGCCGCCCTCAAGCAGCGGTACGGCTTCTGGCTGCACGTCGACGCCGCGTTCGGCGGGTTCGCCGCGCTGGTCCCGGAGCACGCGGCGCTCACCGCCGGTCTCGACCAGGCCGATTCGGTGGTCGTCGACCTGCACAAGTGGCTCAACGTGCCCTACGACTCGGCCGTCCAGTTCACCCGCCGCCGCGACCTGCAGCTGCGCGTCTTCAGCAACAACGCCGCCTACCTCGGCGAGATCGGCGAGACGCCGGACTTCCTGCACCTGACGCCGGAGAATTCCCGGCGGCTGCGCGCGCTCCCGGCTTGGTTCTCGCTGGTGGCGTACGGCCGCGCCGGGCACCGCGAGATCGTCGAGCGCTGTGTCGCGCTGGCCCGCGACCTGGGCGCGCGCATCGACGGCTCGCCGCACTGGCACCTCCTGGCGCCGGTCCGGCTCAACGTCGTCTGCTTCACCCCGGCCGGGGAGGTCACGCAGGACCGGATCGACACGCTGGTGCGCGACATCGCCGAGGACGGGACGACGTTCCTCACGCCGACGGTGTACGACGGCCGCCCGGCGTTGCGCGCCGCCTTCAGCAACTGGCGGACGACCGGGGCCGACGTCGACCGGATCTTCGCCGTGCTGGAACGCCTGGTCAGGCTCCCGTGA
- a CDS encoding response regulator transcription factor, translating into MAEVLVVEDDAAVREGLQLALRRQGHVVHTAESGELGIEVLVRHRPDLVVLDLMLPGMDGFETCRRMRAAGPVPIIMLTARTDDFDIVAGLEAGADDYVAKPVEPRVLDARIRAVLRRAAVERPDGPAAAEERHGDLVIDRAALEVTKRGEPVSLTPTELKLLLELSRTPGQVYSRQQILSAVWDHDYLGDSRLVDACVQRLRAKIEDVPAKPEHVQTVRGFGYRFGRS; encoded by the coding sequence GTGGCCGAGGTACTGGTGGTAGAGGACGACGCGGCGGTGCGGGAGGGACTGCAGCTGGCCCTGCGCAGGCAGGGGCACGTGGTGCACACCGCGGAATCGGGCGAGCTCGGCATCGAGGTGCTCGTGCGCCACCGGCCCGACCTGGTCGTGCTCGACCTGATGCTGCCCGGCATGGACGGCTTCGAGACCTGCCGCCGGATGCGGGCGGCCGGCCCGGTCCCGATCATCATGCTCACCGCGCGCACCGACGACTTCGACATCGTGGCCGGGCTGGAAGCGGGCGCGGACGACTACGTTGCCAAGCCGGTCGAACCACGGGTGCTGGACGCCCGGATCCGGGCCGTCCTGCGCCGGGCGGCCGTCGAACGACCGGACGGGCCGGCGGCGGCCGAGGAGCGGCACGGCGACCTGGTGATCGACCGGGCCGCGCTCGAGGTGACCAAGCGCGGCGAGCCGGTGTCGCTGACCCCGACCGAGCTGAAGCTGCTGCTGGAGCTCTCGCGCACGCCCGGGCAGGTGTACAGCCGCCAGCAGATCCTCTCCGCCGTGTGGGACCACGACTACCTCGGGGACTCCCGGCTCGTCGACGCCTGCGTGCAGCGGCTGCGGGCGAAGATCGAGGACGTGCCGGCGAAACCGGAGCACGTGCAGACGGTCCGCGGGTTCGGCTACCGGTTCGGCCGGTCGTGA
- a CDS encoding thiamine pyrophosphate-dependent enzyme, which produces MSPVIPTAADLIVGGLRAHGVDTVFGLPGVQTYDLFDSLARTGGDIRVIGARHEQTVAYMAFGYAQATGRTGVCTVVPGPGVLNASAALLSAYGASAPVVCLTSEIPRAFLGRGLGHLHEMPDQLATLRSITKWSALVEHPVQVPDALATAFREAAGGRPRPVSLAVPWDVLGLRAPAAVTGPLPLPRPAVDPVATEKATELLQSAKHPMIMVGGGARHAAAEVRALAERLQAPVVPFRGGRGIVGDDHPLGFTCVSGFERWPETDVVIGIGSRLELSWFRWPGKPAGLKTILLDIDPRQATRLEADVAIVADAADSTAALTAAVGPQRTDRTAEFTALKAAVAERVTDVGPELEYLRAIRDVLPRDGFFVEEICQVGFASYFGFEVYAPRTFVTCGHQGTLGFGYPTALGVQAAFPGRPVVSVAGDGGFMFAAQELATAVQYGLSVVAVVFDNGYYGNVHLDQERLFEGRALGGRLGNPDFARLAETFGALGLTARTPDDLRDALDKAFAAGRPALVHVPCELGVGTSPWKYLMPESDRS; this is translated from the coding sequence ATGTCCCCGGTGATCCCGACCGCGGCCGACCTGATCGTCGGCGGGCTGCGCGCCCACGGCGTCGACACCGTCTTCGGCCTGCCCGGCGTGCAGACCTACGACCTGTTCGACAGCCTCGCTCGCACCGGCGGCGACATCCGAGTGATCGGCGCCCGGCACGAGCAGACCGTCGCCTACATGGCGTTCGGGTACGCCCAGGCGACCGGCCGCACCGGCGTCTGCACCGTCGTCCCCGGCCCCGGTGTGCTCAACGCGTCGGCCGCGCTGCTCTCGGCGTACGGCGCGAGCGCACCGGTGGTGTGCTTGACCAGCGAGATCCCGCGCGCATTTCTCGGCCGCGGGCTCGGGCACCTGCACGAAATGCCCGACCAGCTGGCGACCCTGCGCTCGATCACCAAGTGGTCGGCGCTGGTCGAGCACCCGGTGCAGGTGCCGGACGCACTGGCGACGGCGTTCCGGGAAGCGGCAGGCGGTCGGCCCCGGCCGGTCTCGCTGGCGGTGCCGTGGGACGTGCTCGGGCTGCGCGCCCCGGCCGCCGTCACCGGCCCGCTGCCGCTGCCCCGCCCCGCCGTCGACCCGGTTGCCACGGAGAAGGCCACGGAGTTGCTGCAATCGGCGAAGCACCCGATGATCATGGTGGGCGGCGGCGCCCGGCACGCCGCCGCCGAGGTCCGGGCGCTGGCGGAGCGGCTGCAGGCGCCGGTGGTGCCGTTCCGCGGCGGGCGCGGCATCGTGGGCGACGACCACCCGCTCGGCTTCACCTGCGTCTCGGGCTTCGAACGGTGGCCCGAAACCGACGTCGTGATCGGCATCGGGTCACGGCTGGAGCTCTCCTGGTTCCGCTGGCCGGGCAAGCCCGCCGGCCTGAAGACGATTCTTCTCGACATCGACCCGCGGCAGGCGACCCGGCTCGAAGCGGACGTCGCGATCGTCGCCGACGCCGCCGACTCGACAGCCGCGCTCACCGCCGCCGTCGGTCCACAACGGACGGACCGGACGGCGGAGTTCACCGCGCTGAAAGCCGCCGTGGCCGAGCGCGTCACCGACGTCGGGCCGGAACTGGAGTACCTCCGGGCGATCCGGGACGTGCTCCCGCGCGACGGCTTCTTCGTCGAGGAGATCTGCCAGGTCGGCTTCGCGTCCTACTTCGGGTTCGAGGTCTACGCCCCGCGCACGTTCGTCACCTGCGGTCACCAGGGCACGCTCGGCTTCGGCTACCCGACGGCACTGGGCGTGCAGGCGGCCTTCCCCGGCCGTCCGGTGGTTTCGGTGGCCGGGGACGGCGGCTTCATGTTCGCCGCGCAGGAACTCGCCACGGCCGTCCAATATGGACTGAGCGTCGTCGCCGTGGTGTTCGACAACGGCTACTACGGCAACGTGCACCTCGATCAGGAGCGGCTGTTCGAGGGCCGCGCGCTGGGCGGCCGGCTGGGCAACCCGGACTTCGCCCGGCTCGCCGAGACGTTCGGTGCGCTCGGCCTGACCGCACGCACCCCGGACGACCTGCGCGACGCGCTGGACAAGGCGTTCGCCGCGGGCCGTCCGGCGCTGGTGCACGTGCCGTGCGAACTGGGCGTGGGCACGTCGCCGTGGAAGTACCTGATGCCGGAGTCGGACCGCAGCTAG
- a CDS encoding phosphatase PAP2 family protein, whose amino-acid sequence MILTDAPSATRPARPAPVPRAASRTAVLAASAAGFALAFVAAYLLFVRTEAGRGVENGVVRSAQSAGTTVDWAAPLREADLVVVLGGVAVLIVAISVVRRRLALGVMTLVLLAAPLVVAQLLKLYVLDRPGTGDRLGVAGHNSFPSGHASAAMAVLVALAIVLPRRFRRAALVTGGFGVAWVSAAAVALGWHRLSDTVGGGLLVAAVTCAGAAVVSARRPDGDRVPLVPVLTGFLAPPALVPAGYAVLATATSGAAQFVAALVLAALSSMAVVLLLAGPLRRVAFDPAESRVRRLRRHPVPRTHP is encoded by the coding sequence GTGATCCTCACCGACGCACCCTCCGCGACCCGCCCGGCCCGGCCCGCGCCGGTGCCCCGGGCCGCGTCCCGCACGGCGGTCCTGGCGGCGAGCGCGGCCGGGTTCGCCCTGGCTTTCGTCGCGGCCTACCTGCTCTTCGTCCGCACGGAGGCCGGCCGTGGCGTCGAGAACGGCGTCGTCCGCAGTGCCCAGTCCGCCGGGACCACAGTGGACTGGGCGGCCCCGCTGCGGGAGGCCGACCTGGTGGTGGTGCTCGGCGGGGTGGCGGTCCTGATCGTGGCGATCTCCGTGGTGCGGCGGCGCCTGGCCCTCGGGGTGATGACGCTGGTGCTGCTGGCCGCGCCGCTGGTGGTGGCGCAGCTGCTCAAGCTGTACGTCCTGGACCGCCCGGGCACCGGCGACCGCCTCGGCGTGGCGGGCCACAACAGCTTCCCGAGCGGGCACGCCAGCGCGGCGATGGCCGTGCTGGTGGCGCTCGCGATCGTCCTGCCCCGCCGCTTCCGGCGGGCGGCCCTGGTGACGGGGGGATTCGGCGTCGCCTGGGTCTCGGCGGCCGCGGTGGCGCTGGGCTGGCACCGGTTGAGCGACACCGTCGGCGGCGGCTTGCTGGTCGCGGCGGTCACCTGCGCCGGGGCGGCGGTGGTCTCCGCCCGCCGCCCCGACGGTGACCGGGTGCCGCTGGTGCCGGTGCTGACCGGCTTCCTGGCCCCGCCGGCCCTGGTGCCGGCCGGCTACGCGGTCCTGGCGACGGCGACGTCGGGCGCCGCCCAGTTCGTGGCGGCGCTGGTGCTGGCGGCGCTGTCGTCGATGGCGGTGGTGCTGTTGCTGGCGGGACCGTTGCGCCGGGTGGCGTTCGACCCGGCCGAGTCCCGGGTCCGCCGCCTCCGCCGGCACCCCGTCCCCCGCACTCACCCGTGA
- the soxR gene encoding redox-sensitive transcriptional activator SoxR, translating to MVNATARPLPDLTVGELSRRSGVPASALRFYEDEGLIHSRRTAGNQRRYRRDTLRRVTFIRMSQRVGMPLSKIREVLGLLSDDRTPTRTDWARISRCWQDDLNARIRQMEQLRDQLDDCIGCGCMSLAKCRLANPGDRLGTDGPGPRRLADHRGEGYED from the coding sequence ATGGTGAACGCCACGGCCCGGCCGCTGCCCGACCTGACGGTCGGCGAGCTCTCCCGGCGCAGCGGAGTCCCCGCCTCGGCTTTGCGCTTCTACGAGGACGAAGGTCTCATCCACAGCCGTCGCACCGCGGGAAACCAGCGGCGCTACCGCCGGGACACGCTGCGGCGGGTGACGTTCATCCGGATGTCCCAGCGGGTCGGCATGCCGCTGTCGAAGATCCGGGAAGTGCTCGGCCTGCTGTCCGACGACCGCACGCCCACCCGCACCGACTGGGCGCGGATCTCCCGCTGCTGGCAGGACGACCTGAACGCGCGGATCCGCCAGATGGAACAGCTGCGCGACCAGCTGGACGACTGCATCGGCTGCGGCTGCATGTCGCTGGCCAAGTGCCGGCTCGCCAACCCCGGTGACCGGCTCGGCACCGACGGCCCGGGGCCGCGGCGCCTCGCCGACCACCGCGGGGAGGGCTACGAAGACTGA
- a CDS encoding PhoU domain-containing protein — protein MPTAFQQELVTLAHRLADLCDLVASTLEEATRSVLESDHTLGGRAREQAAAVTSLGAACEDQACALLALHAPREAEVKAVVAAVHTAADLTRMGGLAREVAEARESVPPEVRPALGRLGDHAAATARALREVLVGGDGTGLGDAAALVGAAEREVREWADGREGLRGAGFAVELALLAAVYGRFAATAVRIGRRAAGFAPVGA, from the coding sequence ATGCCGACGGCGTTTCAGCAGGAGCTCGTCACGCTCGCCCACCGGCTGGCGGACCTGTGCGACCTCGTCGCGAGCACGCTCGAGGAGGCCACTCGCTCGGTGCTGGAAAGTGACCACACGCTGGGCGGACGGGCGCGGGAGCAAGCGGCGGCGGTGACCTCGCTCGGGGCCGCGTGCGAAGACCAGGCGTGTGCGTTGCTGGCCTTGCACGCGCCGCGGGAGGCGGAGGTGAAGGCGGTCGTCGCGGCCGTGCACACCGCCGCGGATCTCACTCGGATGGGTGGTCTTGCGCGGGAGGTCGCCGAGGCGCGGGAATCCGTGCCGCCGGAGGTGCGTCCCGCGCTGGGCCGGCTGGGCGACCACGCGGCCGCCACCGCGCGGGCCCTGCGCGAGGTGCTGGTCGGCGGGGACGGGACGGGGCTCGGTGACGCGGCGGCGCTCGTGGGGGCGGCCGAGCGGGAAGTGCGGGAGTGGGCGGACGGCCGGGAGGGGTTGCGCGGGGCCGGTTTCGCGGTCGAGCTCGCGTTGCTTGCCGCGGTCTACGGCCGGTTTGCCGCGACGGCGGTCCGGATCGGGCGCCGGGCCGCGGGGTTCGCGCCGGTGGGGGCTTAG